CAGCAATACTGCGGACGTTGACCGGTTATGTGATTCAGGCTGTTCTCTTCCTGACCGGCAATGCGTAGTTGAACAGCGCCACCGAACACAAGCCGAAGGGCCAGAGGCCGACTTGGTCAAAGCTGCCGATATGCTGATCGCGCGACGCGCAGACACCCGCGCCCGCGCCGATTTCGCCACCTGGAAGATGATGGCCAAGCTCAACGGATCGTCCGCGCTGCCGCCGGAGGCCCAGGAATTCCTGGCGAGCTACCATAACCTGCTGGCGCAAATGAGCGAGGATGAAGCCACCGAGACGACCATCGGCGCGATCTACAAGGCCTATTATGCCGAGATGGGTGGCGCTGGAACCCCGCCCGACGTCCGCCCACGTGCGGCTGAGCCGGCCGCGGACAATGTTACCGCCTTCCGCCGTCCGGCACCGAAGCCGAAGAAGGCCGCGTCCTCGGGGGCGGCGGCATATGCTGGTCCCCAGAAACGGCCGCTGCCGGTGGCGCTGATCTTCGCCTGCCTGGTCGTGGTCTATGTCGGCATCCGGCTCTACTGGCGCTGAACCGTCTTCTTCTTTTTCTTCTCGTCCCGCGGCTTGAACTTGATCTCGACGGTGCGCTCGAACCGGTCCTCGGCGAGTTCGGTCGGCGGGACCGGGAAAGGATCGGATTTGTGGACCATGGAGATCGCAGCCGCATCATAGGCCGGGTCTCCGGAGGATTCCACGACGTCGACGGAAACCACGTTGCCCCTACGGTTGAGCGCGAAACTCACCTTCGCAGTCTGATCCCTGGGCTCCTTGCCCTCCGGATTGACCTTGTGTGCCGCGAGATGTGCGCTGATCTTGCGGTTCCAATCGGCCGTTAGCTTCAGCAGGTCCTTGCCGATGCCGAGCACCGGCGCCATGGCCTTCTCGGCCTCGCGCGTTGCGTCTTCGAAAGTCTGCCGATCCGCTGCAACCGACTTCTGGGACGCCTCCATGGCCGGCGTTTCAACCGCAGCCACCTTCGGATCGT
The nucleotide sequence above comes from Bradyrhizobium sp. NDS-1. Encoded proteins:
- a CDS encoding TonB family protein; the encoded protein is MSDELRPSRKLWILAAVAALGLHLGGAALALAHLRADDDGDGLGAAGAEFAVEMTSPEVQESNLPVAPTESDESEERPALPEQKTETKETDLPQDRPQQVEDADRIVTENKPKKEQDDDPKVAAVETPAMEASQKSVAADRQTFEDATREAEKAMAPVLGIGKDLLKLTADWNRKISAHLAAHKVNPEGKEPRDQTAKVSFALNRRGNVVSVDVVESSGDPAYDAAAISMVHKSDPFPVPPTELAEDRFERTVEIKFKPRDEKKKKKTVQRQ